AAATGTCATATAAGCTAAGAATTATACCCATTATTCAAATTGGgatcaatttataaaattattgtagtatCTAAGTAGAAAGCTAtcaaagttcatacatacatagtttgaGGAAATCGTTGATAACTATTTTACGCTTATTCTTACCCATTGTCAACTCATTAACATAGGCAAGTCCCGAGAGCAAACTGATATTAggtaactattattataaattatactttatgCATAAACTCAGATTAGTTCCGGGTTAGTTAAAGATGAGTCAGGAGTGTTTagttccccctcgtgggtctgcaccttgtcgtggtgagggggcttagtagcagTAGCGAAGCCAAAACAGGCCCGAAGGGACCGTCTCGTTCTGGGGCCATAAGGCTCAGAACAAGGTCCCTTCATACCGTGCGGTGGTGCGCGAGCTCCACtgcgcgagagaggaaggaaaacctccaTAAAAAACcaacccaaaccgcaagcctggctcaatttttgggtcaggatcgggggtcgtttgtcggaggtcggggagacagcgatcgcgaggaagaaaacctctataaaaaatcactgtgcgtgtccctctgcttgcagaggacacagatgtgggacgggtgatccgtcggtgggagggcgggctctcccggtttcggtatcgtctccgggtgggcagacttcggtcaccgccctcaaactcgttatcccagcggaggtgtcgtggtcacgtctcgcggccaatgctgggaccgagggccttgccttaactggccgggccaagaggacttaacctcaataaaaaatttagtttgtaagatccggtgaaacctgcccgacctcaccgtgtaatagggttacccaggtacagggggctctgcctgggtggacggtttacttcccccatactcgtgggattCAAATGGAATTGTctactattaaaaacaaaaacgaagaaatcagtgggaggggcgagaggCCCAACTATGAGGAGattgggggcaaaaagcccggcagtctCGACTGCGCAGTTgcggagggtcgtcgcacggtgctggagcggctcccttTCCATCTTGGGAACCCCAGCGGGAGGACGAGGATGAGACGAGAtgctcaggagtccagtgtcgatTCTGACACTGGCTCCGATATGAGCCTTGTTTTTGACGGCACTCATCCGTCAGTGAGTGGTCGCTTATGGCGAAAGAGACGCccgcgccccgagtccgaggagtcggatggggcgcggaagaagaagaaggcgcaGAGCAAGCGGGGGCCAGAGGCTGACCCCGAAGACAAATCCGCCGTCCAACTGGCGGACACGATCCTGTCCAATCTGGAGGCAGTCGTGGAGGTTGCCGACAAGTCCGGCAACCTAAAAGGGACGTTTGtgaagtccctcaaagacgctgccagaaATATAAAACTGGCGGCGTCCGAATTGAGCCGAAGGTCCGCGTCTGAAGAAAACCTGGCCCTTCAGGCCCAGAACAGCCGGTtaaaggcggaggtcgaccaTCTTCACAAAGAGATGGCGGCGCTTAAGGCCGTGGTGGAGAATATCAGCACAACCACCACCGGCGCCCAGCCCGTTACCACTGGGCAGGCGCCTCCGCCCATCGAACGCGCCATCGCCGACttccgcctcatggtggacgcccgATTCGGGGctatagaggcccggcttccgccggagcctcgcattcgtccgcccctagcggcggacaagaaagcggtaggggcacctcctgtgcccgccgctagaGCGGCGAAGGCGGCGGCACCCACTCCCGCCGCCAAGAAAAACAAGACGGCAGCGCCATCTGCGCCGGCGATTGAGCCCGCCACCGCGCCGACACCAGCAGCTCCCTTGGCTAAAAACGGAAAGCGGGGCAAAAAGTCCCAGCCGTCCTATAGCGCTGTTGCGGCCATGCCGCCCAAAACATTGCCCGCTAACCCGACGGCTGCCGAtgagtggcagctcgtcggcAAGAACGGAAAGGCGGCAAAGGCGCCCAAAGAGAAGGCGCCGAAGACCGCGAAGAAGGCATCCAAGAAGAAGGCGTCGAAGCTCCGGACTCCGAAATCGGCTGCAGTCGTCataacactgcagccggaggcggCGAAAAATGGCGCAACTTAcaaagacgtcattggggacgcaaaggcTAAAATTAACCTGGCCGACTTGGGCATTGGCCCCAATGACGTCAGGTTCAGGGTTGCTGCCACGGGGGCTCGGATGTTCGAGCTCCCAGGAGCGTCCGGAGCCGAAAAAGCGGATGCCTTCGCCTTCAAACTTCGCGAGGTCCTCAAggaggacatcgtccgcgtgtccaggcccacaaaaaCCGCCGAATTACGGATCACGGGCCTGGATGACTCTGCCTCTCTGGAGGAAATAAAAGCCGCTCTCTCCAGGGTCGGCGAgtgcccagcggactccgtccggctgggtcagatccgcctcggccctcaTGGCGGCGGATCTATctgggcctgctgcccagttgCGGCGGCCAAAAAACTCGTCGATGGCCGCCGTCTCTTGATCGGatgggtgtcggcgcgggtggatCTTCTCCCACCGCGCGAGCGCCGTTGTTATCGGTGCCTCGAAGGAggccatgtctgtgcgcggtgcacgtCAGAGGTTGACcgaagcggcacgtgcttccggtgcggcaagccgggccacattgcccagtcgtgctcggaagcaccgaactgtgccgtatgcgccgcggcaggcaagccggcggcgcatATAGTTGGGAGCAGCgcctgcgccccaccaaaggGTCAGAGGACGAGAAGCCAGGGGGAAAACCCCAAAAAGGgtaagaagaaaaagaagaagacgactgcgaagaaggccaaggccgcttcgcagGCATCAAACCGGCCCGCGGCTTCTAATGCCGCTGATGTGTCGgcagacgtggtggagatggagacccaacattaatggctctccatctccttcaaacaaacttgaaccactgtgctagggcccaggatcttttctcccaaagcctggcacagtggtccaTAAAGTTAGCAGTGGCAGCAGAGCCGTACTTtgttccgcccagggatgactgggcgggtgatttaGACGGCTTAGTAGCcatagtctccccggccgctgtcggagttccgcccctcgtacccacagcgaggggccatggtcatgtggcggtcacatggggagacatagtcgtcgtcggcatctacttctcgccaaaccggagcctggccgaattcgaggcgtttctcgcgcggatcggcaccgtggtcggccgtgatag
The genomic region above belongs to Anticarsia gemmatalis isolate Benzon Research Colony breed Stoneville strain chromosome 5, ilAntGemm2 primary, whole genome shotgun sequence and contains:
- the LOC142973241 gene encoding uncharacterized protein LOC142973241 encodes the protein MELSTIKNKNEEISGRGERPNYEEIGGKKPGSLDCAVAEGRRTVLERLPFHLGNPSGRTRMRRDAQESSVDSDTGSDMSLVFDGTHPSKKKAQSKRGPEADPEDKSAVQLADTILSNLEAVVEVADKSGNLKGTFVKSLKDAARNIKLAASELSRRSASEENLALQAQNSRLKAEVDHLHKEMAALKAVVENISTTTTGAQPVTTGQAPPPIERAIADFRLMVDARFGAIEARAAKAAAPTPAAKKNKTAAPSAPAIEPATAPTPAAPLAKNGKRGKKSQPSYSAVAAMPPKTLPANPTAADEWQLVGKNGKAAKAPKEKAPKTAKKASKKKASKLRTPKSAAVVITLQPEAAKNGATYKDVIGDAKAKINLADLGIGPNDVRFRVAATGARMFELPGASGAEKADAFAFKLREVLKEDIVRVSRPTKTAELRITGLDDSASLEEIKAALSRVGECPADSVRLGQIRLGPHGGGSIWACCPVAAAKKLVDGRRLLIGWVSARVDLLPPRERRCYRQAGGAYSWEQRLRPTKGSEDEKPGGKPQKG